A part of Leptospira yasudae genomic DNA contains:
- a CDS encoding lipoprotein LipL31 encodes MKKNILLIFITLLTAAFAGCGDNSEVIETLDGNKITVNSFEDTYNVAIDAMSRVQNIEKENLLEFISKDINEVPEQMRALNYQFQKKNFYDQYRDMMITTIAAEKDGFTKRDDIKKILKFQEMQIVSQLYVMHLVESKIKISEEEAMEECQKLRAKEPQIGSLPIDRCILFARAKLKKDKSQEILPKVLERIKEQVSIKHNDKFDLEAFLKRKIGASATDKKEEAPATGTEAPKTETPKTTGQ; translated from the coding sequence ATGAAAAAAAACATACTTCTTATTTTTATTACTCTTTTGACGGCCGCGTTTGCGGGCTGCGGAGACAACTCCGAAGTGATCGAAACACTCGACGGAAACAAAATCACTGTAAACAGTTTTGAAGATACTTACAACGTTGCGATCGACGCAATGAGCCGCGTGCAAAACATCGAGAAGGAAAATCTTCTCGAGTTCATCTCCAAGGACATCAACGAAGTTCCGGAGCAGATGAGAGCCCTGAACTATCAGTTCCAAAAAAAGAATTTTTACGATCAGTATAGAGATATGATGATCACTACGATCGCGGCCGAAAAAGACGGATTCACCAAACGCGACGACATCAAAAAGATTCTCAAGTTTCAAGAGATGCAGATCGTTTCTCAGTTGTACGTAATGCACCTCGTTGAAAGCAAAATCAAGATCTCCGAAGAAGAAGCGATGGAAGAATGTCAGAAACTCCGCGCGAAAGAACCTCAAATCGGTTCTCTTCCGATCGATCGTTGTATTCTTTTCGCAAGAGCGAAGTTGAAAAAAGACAAGTCTCAGGAAATTCTTCCTAAGGTTCTGGAAAGAATCAAAGAACAAGTTTCGATCAAACACAACGACAAGTTCGATCTGGAAGCGTTCTTAAAGAGAAAGATCGGAGCGAGCGCTACCGATAAGAAAGAAGAAGCTCCTGCAACCGGGACCGAAGCTCCTAAAACGGAAACTCCGAAAACAACCGGACAGTAA
- a CDS encoding LPS-assembly protein LptD, translating into MRLRITVILFLMLLGTPIFAQTEEQMLRFITGGAGTPEQGPSSSLGEDKKLAILRAKNRLLGKSIDTLPDREVDDLLLSLGLTRDGSLFSRRKRLRAALEESLPTQADPLTLLPQQKKALPISIENASEGELLQVDKNKSGVLVLRGRVRLKLRSGSIEAETITVDSERQEIYAEGGIIYKDGRAIVEGDKFIYDFRLEKGVVYKTKGTFAPAHFIGEKLKKLDDKRYALEMGYFTICNAEKPHYSFKVNRLYIYDDKTVMATNVRYQVGGTTVLWLPFLYNSNLGNGWVTQAGKNNTQGLFLQNSYQWSVMPSYAFAPMGYKVRADFYEKTGQAFHLEMWKQSPFLNYLIDVAYANHRNYQISGAYEDRFHNFGIGTTAVTNQVDRGALYSADPNAPLRRIGQDTEPWWKGRIMLNSKFHNTEKDVTRNISFQYENYSNRLFDYEYGNRYEPANTLQSLYTARNVRQGFIRNTLEWKFDYTENRGDLSINVGMKRNLLYYILNPADKSGYFPTVDVLPTTTIRNSSEIGRIPYFNSAVYWDVYLNNMILRYYGVPTRENLQIPTLDGSYQDPWGNYRENVLRTQYFTQGESGLRTTLNLGSYLTFTPNAFIGAKKQSATSRNNAAVTGVTDNSFTSLERYLARESYQYLRTSTNLRFGIPLIFFNATYRKLEAYKPELQDPILANTRQHELELSLESYALENFEISIRTIRDLRTFSPEYKPQPTDAERWYFTVARFSGYFDFLDGFRPKRASLLEKKRSFYSGLFINNDYVHHNPKAKPLSNSFTASYKMGGFTLPFIRLIRELELGGTWYHVYNSPILDGYRVFVKANVDFTRHLGIEAELDSRVSQPWRYTNQVGNTYDTFYYGNDPTTSVASINLDRTNLQRDLIDGTGVNGNGARQNTALNINRFMGTIKYNLHTANFRLGYSMDLRAVPGGRTDGLVSFYDQSVFFSISITDFSLGQQDSSELTRVRLFRFRKRPFQAGDRAGITSENP; encoded by the coding sequence ATGCGCCTCCGTATAACTGTAATTCTATTTTTAATGCTGCTCGGGACGCCGATCTTTGCACAGACGGAAGAACAGATGCTCCGGTTTATTACGGGAGGGGCGGGAACTCCCGAACAAGGTCCTTCTTCTTCGCTCGGAGAGGATAAAAAACTCGCCATCCTGAGAGCCAAGAACCGGCTTCTCGGAAAGTCCATCGATACGCTTCCGGATCGAGAAGTGGACGATCTTTTATTATCTCTCGGTTTGACGAGAGACGGTTCTCTTTTCAGCCGAAGAAAACGACTTCGCGCCGCTTTGGAAGAATCCCTTCCCACGCAGGCAGACCCCTTGACCCTTCTTCCTCAACAGAAAAAAGCGCTTCCGATCTCGATCGAAAACGCGTCTGAAGGGGAACTTCTCCAGGTGGATAAGAATAAGTCGGGCGTTCTCGTTTTACGAGGCCGTGTTCGTCTGAAACTCCGTTCGGGTTCGATCGAAGCCGAAACGATCACCGTAGACAGCGAACGCCAGGAGATCTACGCGGAAGGCGGAATCATCTACAAAGACGGCCGTGCGATCGTGGAAGGGGATAAGTTCATCTATGACTTCCGTTTGGAAAAAGGGGTCGTGTATAAAACCAAGGGAACGTTTGCACCCGCTCACTTTATCGGAGAAAAACTGAAGAAGTTGGACGACAAACGTTACGCTTTGGAGATGGGTTACTTTACGATTTGTAACGCGGAAAAACCCCATTATTCCTTTAAGGTAAACCGTCTTTATATCTACGACGATAAAACCGTAATGGCGACGAACGTTCGTTACCAGGTCGGAGGTACGACCGTTCTCTGGCTTCCGTTCTTATACAACAGCAACTTAGGAAACGGATGGGTCACCCAAGCCGGTAAGAACAATACGCAAGGTTTGTTCCTACAGAACTCGTATCAATGGTCGGTGATGCCTTCCTATGCATTCGCACCGATGGGATACAAGGTTCGCGCGGATTTTTACGAAAAGACCGGACAAGCGTTTCACTTGGAGATGTGGAAACAAAGTCCGTTCCTCAACTACTTGATCGATGTTGCGTACGCGAATCATAGAAATTATCAGATCTCCGGAGCTTACGAGGATCGTTTTCACAACTTCGGAATCGGAACGACTGCGGTCACGAACCAAGTCGATCGCGGGGCTTTATATTCCGCCGATCCAAACGCGCCCCTTCGCCGAATCGGTCAGGACACCGAACCTTGGTGGAAGGGAAGAATCATGCTGAACTCCAAGTTTCACAACACGGAGAAAGACGTTACGCGAAACATCAGCTTTCAATACGAGAATTACTCCAACCGATTGTTCGACTACGAATACGGGAACCGTTACGAACCCGCGAACACTCTTCAGTCGCTTTATACCGCGAGAAACGTTCGTCAGGGTTTTATCCGAAACACTCTTGAATGGAAGTTCGATTACACGGAAAACAGGGGCGATCTTTCCATCAACGTGGGGATGAAACGAAATCTTCTGTATTACATTCTCAATCCGGCGGATAAGTCCGGATACTTTCCGACCGTGGACGTGTTGCCTACTACTACGATCCGGAATTCTTCCGAAATCGGAAGGATTCCGTATTTCAACTCGGCCGTGTATTGGGACGTATATTTGAATAACATGATTCTTCGATATTACGGCGTTCCCACGCGAGAGAATTTACAGATCCCGACTCTCGACGGTTCGTATCAGGATCCTTGGGGAAATTACAGGGAGAACGTTTTACGGACCCAGTATTTCACGCAGGGTGAATCGGGTTTACGAACCACTCTCAACTTAGGAAGTTATCTTACCTTTACTCCCAACGCGTTTATCGGAGCGAAAAAACAATCCGCGACGAGCCGCAACAACGCCGCAGTCACGGGAGTTACGGATAACTCGTTCACTTCTCTCGAACGCTATCTTGCGCGCGAATCGTATCAATACCTGAGAACCTCCACTAATTTGCGATTCGGGATTCCATTGATCTTTTTTAATGCGACGTATCGGAAACTGGAGGCGTATAAACCGGAACTGCAGGATCCGATTCTCGCCAATACGAGACAACACGAACTCGAACTTTCTTTGGAAAGCTACGCTCTGGAGAATTTCGAAATTTCGATCCGCACGATTCGCGATCTTAGAACCTTCTCTCCGGAATACAAACCGCAGCCGACGGACGCGGAACGCTGGTATTTTACCGTCGCGCGTTTTTCCGGTTACTTCGATTTCTTGGACGGGTTCCGTCCGAAACGAGCTTCTCTGTTGGAAAAGAAAAGAAGCTTTTACTCCGGGCTTTTCATCAACAACGACTACGTTCATCATAACCCGAAAGCGAAACCTCTTTCCAACAGCTTTACCGCTTCGTATAAGATGGGCGGATTTACGCTTCCGTTCATTCGTTTGATTCGGGAGTTGGAACTCGGGGGAACCTGGTATCACGTTTATAACAGTCCGATCTTGGACGGTTATCGCGTGTTCGTTAAGGCGAACGTGGATTTTACCAGACATTTGGGAATCGAAGCGGAACTCGATTCGAGGGTCAGCCAGCCTTGGAGATATACGAATCAGGTTGGAAATACGTACGATACGTTCTATTATGGAAACGATCCGACTACTTCGGTCGCATCGATCAACTTGGATCGAACCAATTTGCAGAGAGACTTGATCGACGGAACCGGGGTCAACGGAAACGGAGCGAGACAGAACACGGCTCTCAATATCAACCGCTTTATGGGAACGATCAAATACAACCTTCATACGGCGAACTTCCGTCTCGGTTACAGCATGGATCTGCGTGCGGTTCCCGGAGGAAGAACGGACGGGCTCGTTTCCTTTTACGATCAGTCCGTATTCTTTTCGATTTCGATCACGGACTTCTCTTTGGGTCAGCAGGACTCTTCGGAGCTGACAAGAGTTCGTCTGTTCCGTTTCAGAAAACGTCCGTTCCAAGCCGGAGACCGCGCCGGAATCACATCGGAGAACCCTTGA
- a CDS encoding undecaprenyl-phosphate glucose phosphotransferase — protein sequence MLKERSQTFKLIFTVLDFVNALFSGALAFLFRFYFLDENGMDRRYVDVESYIFLFVLLAFFQVIVFIAIDLYHPRRGLSFIDEFLTIVSGVFLNLVLVLAVLFFFRGDLGSERFSRYVILAFATINTLTASVLHYTARIVLQTLRKRGYNLRSVLVVGVSETSKRFNDAVIKHGIYGYKILGFVQTKGVKPVRKDMKVIGKIEKIAQVLEKERPDLVVYTLEPSEGDYLKEVLDACDHEGIDLKIVPGFQEFIKARGRVEEMEGLPVISIRNIPIRLGYNKFIKRTFDLAFSILFILFFSPFYLIMALLVKLTSSGPVFYYQERVGLDNKKFNMIKFRTMVVQAKSQSETTWTVQNDPRVTSVGRILRKLSLDETPQFFNVLFGDMSVVGPRPERPHFVEKFKNDHRHYMRRHAVKAGITGLAQVKGLRGDTSIDDRIAADIYYIENWSLWLDLKIILLTPFKGIMDKNAY from the coding sequence ATGTTGAAGGAAAGAAGTCAAACGTTCAAGCTGATCTTTACCGTATTAGATTTCGTGAATGCTCTTTTCAGCGGCGCACTCGCGTTTTTGTTCCGGTTTTATTTTTTGGACGAGAACGGAATGGATCGGCGCTACGTCGACGTCGAAAGTTATATCTTTTTATTCGTTTTATTGGCTTTCTTTCAGGTGATCGTGTTTATCGCGATCGATCTCTATCATCCAAGAAGAGGACTTTCTTTCATCGACGAGTTTCTCACCATCGTAAGCGGCGTGTTTCTCAATCTTGTTCTCGTTCTTGCGGTGTTGTTCTTCTTTCGGGGGGATCTGGGAAGCGAGCGTTTTTCACGTTATGTGATTCTTGCCTTTGCGACGATCAATACGCTGACCGCGAGCGTTCTACACTATACCGCTCGAATCGTATTGCAGACTCTCCGTAAGAGGGGTTATAATCTTCGGAGCGTTTTGGTAGTGGGAGTTTCGGAAACCTCCAAACGTTTCAACGACGCGGTCATCAAACACGGAATCTACGGTTATAAGATTTTAGGATTCGTTCAGACCAAGGGAGTCAAGCCCGTTCGTAAGGACATGAAGGTCATCGGCAAGATCGAAAAGATCGCGCAGGTTTTGGAAAAGGAAAGACCCGATCTCGTCGTTTATACTCTCGAACCTTCCGAAGGGGATTATCTCAAGGAAGTTTTGGACGCTTGCGATCACGAAGGAATCGATCTCAAGATCGTTCCCGGTTTTCAGGAATTCATCAAAGCGCGCGGAAGAGTGGAAGAGATGGAAGGTCTTCCCGTCATCTCGATCCGAAACATTCCGATCCGACTCGGTTACAACAAGTTCATCAAAAGAACGTTCGATCTCGCGTTTTCGATTTTATTCATTTTGTTTTTCTCTCCGTTTTATCTCATCATGGCCTTGCTCGTGAAACTGACTTCTTCCGGTCCCGTGTTTTACTATCAGGAACGCGTGGGTTTGGACAATAAGAAGTTCAACATGATCAAGTTTCGAACCATGGTGGTTCAGGCGAAGAGCCAATCCGAAACCACGTGGACGGTTCAGAACGACCCGAGGGTTACGAGCGTGGGGAGAATTCTCCGCAAACTATCCCTGGACGAAACCCCTCAGTTCTTCAACGTGCTTTTCGGGGATATGTCCGTGGTCGGACCGAGACCGGAACGTCCTCACTTTGTGGAGAAGTTCAAAAACGATCACAGACATTATATGAGAAGACACGCAGTCAAAGCGGGAATCACCGGATTGGCCCAGGTGAAAGGATTGCGCGGAGACACTTCGATCGACGATCGGATCGCCGCCGACATCTACTACATCGAAAATTGGTCCCTCTGGCTCGACCTCAAAATTATTCTCCTGACTCCGTTTAAAGGAATCATGGACAAAAACGCCTACTAA
- a CDS encoding undecaprenyl-diphosphate phosphatase — MNHYLNAFLRSIIEAITEFLPVSSTGHLFLFSSFFPFSGEHFGIEFDDLFDIFIQSGAILSVLFLYRARFSSHIVSSFRYITKQESNPEGFHFVLQILIGAFPIMAAGFVAKKFLDTIKARPDLLSILAGAWIFGGILILVAEWFFHKRQGSGEREPVGFKDAILIGIFQCMALVPGMSRSAATIITARFLGKDTKSSAEFSFFLAVPVLLAAGFYKLYKYRSILNGDTIPVLAFGFLVSFLLCTLVIRWFLRYLQKHSFSAFGVYRILLGVGVLVFTQFIR; from the coding sequence TTGAATCATTATCTGAACGCCTTTCTGAGAAGCATCATTGAGGCGATCACCGAATTTCTACCGGTGTCCTCCACGGGACACCTGTTCCTATTCAGTTCCTTCTTTCCGTTTAGCGGAGAGCATTTCGGAATCGAGTTCGACGACCTTTTCGATATCTTTATTCAAAGCGGCGCGATTCTTTCGGTTCTGTTTTTGTATCGGGCACGATTCTCCTCCCATATCGTTTCTTCGTTTCGTTATATTACAAAACAGGAATCCAATCCGGAAGGATTTCATTTCGTACTTCAGATTTTGATCGGCGCGTTTCCGATCATGGCGGCGGGTTTTGTCGCGAAGAAATTTCTGGATACGATCAAAGCTAGACCGGATCTTTTGTCGATTCTTGCGGGAGCTTGGATTTTCGGAGGAATTCTGATCCTCGTCGCGGAATGGTTCTTTCATAAAAGACAAGGAAGCGGGGAACGCGAACCGGTGGGTTTTAAGGATGCGATCCTGATCGGGATCTTTCAGTGTATGGCTCTCGTTCCCGGGATGTCCCGTTCCGCTGCGACGATCATCACCGCGCGCTTTTTAGGAAAAGATACGAAGAGCAGCGCGGAGTTCTCCTTCTTTCTCGCGGTTCCCGTTTTGCTCGCCGCGGGGTTTTATAAACTGTATAAGTATCGCTCCATCCTAAACGGGGACACGATTCCCGTATTGGCGTTCGGCTTTCTCGTTTCTTTTCTACTTTGCACATTGGTGATCCGTTGGTTTCTGCGGTATCTGCAAAAGCATTCGTTCAGCGCTTTCGGGGTTTATAGAATTCTATTGGGGGTCGGCGTTCTCGTTTTCACTCAATTTATTAGATGA
- the gatC gene encoding Asp-tRNA(Asn)/Glu-tRNA(Gln) amidotransferase subunit GatC — MNLNEDSLQKIAELSRLKIRPEEKQSALTDFNKILEYVDQVKGLDVSSIGDDEIYFQHENAIRPDLMGKHLSREEIEKFAPSFQNGYFVVPKVIET, encoded by the coding sequence ATGAACCTGAACGAAGATTCTTTGCAGAAAATCGCGGAACTTTCCCGTTTGAAAATCCGTCCCGAGGAAAAACAATCCGCGCTTACGGATTTTAACAAGATCCTTGAATACGTCGACCAAGTCAAAGGGCTGGACGTAAGTTCGATCGGAGACGACGAAATCTATTTTCAGCACGAGAACGCGATCCGTCCGGACTTGATGGGAAAACATCTTTCCCGCGAAGAGATCGAAAAGTTCGCCCCGTCCTTTCAAAACGGATATTTCGT
- the mfd gene encoding transcription-repair coupling factor, producing MKDLLQIIGKELFSQFESSSGSKAKAASKTKGGSKKESETSGGDGSASAKSASVKARSSNTAENSSVDLSVAGNVYSVVSGSHSILASSLFRRLDRTIVVVSENNTAAEFLYRESLSFLPASDLIYLPGQEVLPYEYLRYPAEMKRERIKAIAKILSGEPALIFTSVAGFLKTLPPVQTMQGRAITLEKGKEIDLETLLIGLIDLGYKRADVCETFGEFSLKGGILDIYSSYSQEPVRIDLFGEEIESIRTFDPDTQRSVADLNKAILLPADEYILSDEQKKEYQNLLKSADPSLHLPEIPEANYGTYYEELVPLVRENHGILSYFPQPPVLLFPSPNSVKERILHLEREYVSLFEKRSKEILCAPPENLLSFGEEHRVLSESIGLSFIGLPPRNGNDLVSPLKEAPAFKGKIREVREKIAELRNEGGWKIVLTSSFEAQTKRLQGLFEKEGIVLLNEDSTEPVPFHLGKHKSDAFLVLSELRNGFLFEHQKILILSENDIFGREYKRKTRFKKQNSKALQSFIDLKEGDYIVHINHGVGKFLKIERTNAGGKERDFLKLEYAGGDSLFVPLDQISLVQRYIGGTESPRLDSLGKSTWKKTKDRVQKAVEALAEDLVQMYSNRLKLQGYAFPPDTIYQEEFEAEFEYEETPDQIDAIEAVKRDLESPRPMDRLVCGDVGYGKTEVAIRAAFKVAMAGRQIMMLAPTTILALQHYNTFKNRFENYPLRVELVSRFKTAAETRDILSDFSLGKVDMVIGTHAILSSKLKPKNLGLLIIDEEQRFGVNHKEAIKKFKNLVDVLTLTATPIPRTLHMALTGIRELSIIATPPKNRQSVETYVLEEDEDLIADAIRNEIQRDGQVFYLYNRVETIEQETKYLNEIVPEVSIGVLHGQMTEDEIEETLLDFYNRKYDILVTTTIIESGIDMPNVNTLFVKRADLFGLSQLYQIRGRVGRSDRKAFAYMLLPKDRIVTEQAEKRLNTIYEYQELGSGFKVAMRDLEIRGAGNLLGKEQSGDIMEVGFDLYVRMLEDAIARIKGEEVAVEVRTSVTLNTNFFLPETYIGDTRQKIEFYKKFEGARDLEEIDEVTKEMTDRFGEPPEDAKTFILLEKIRTLASNLGFESVAEMKDEIKMKSGSYFRGDNVKIIQLISARTGLTLNPREPNVLIFQTGKKSEKEKLDTLIFLLSSMLPSKKV from the coding sequence ATGAAAGATCTTTTGCAGATCATCGGGAAAGAATTATTTTCTCAGTTTGAATCTTCCTCGGGTTCGAAAGCGAAAGCCGCTTCCAAGACAAAGGGCGGTTCTAAAAAGGAATCCGAAACTTCCGGCGGTGACGGTTCCGCTTCGGCAAAAAGCGCCTCCGTAAAAGCCCGATCTTCCAATACGGCGGAGAATTCTTCCGTGGATCTTTCGGTTGCGGGTAACGTGTATTCGGTCGTTTCGGGAAGTCATTCCATATTAGCTTCTTCTTTATTTCGAAGATTGGATCGAACGATCGTGGTCGTTTCCGAAAACAATACCGCCGCCGAGTTTTTATACAGGGAATCCTTGAGTTTTCTTCCCGCGTCCGATCTGATCTATCTGCCGGGTCAGGAAGTCCTCCCGTACGAATATCTCCGTTATCCGGCGGAGATGAAACGCGAACGGATCAAGGCCATCGCCAAAATTCTAAGCGGCGAGCCGGCGCTCATCTTTACTTCCGTCGCCGGTTTTTTAAAAACGCTTCCTCCCGTGCAAACCATGCAGGGAAGGGCGATCACTCTCGAGAAGGGAAAGGAGATCGATCTCGAAACTCTTCTCATCGGGCTCATCGATCTCGGTTATAAACGCGCGGACGTTTGCGAAACCTTCGGCGAGTTCAGTCTCAAAGGCGGTATTTTGGATATTTATTCTTCGTATTCGCAGGAACCCGTGCGAATCGATTTGTTCGGAGAGGAGATCGAATCGATCCGAACCTTCGATCCCGACACGCAAAGATCCGTCGCGGATCTGAACAAGGCGATCCTTCTTCCCGCGGACGAATACATCCTTTCGGACGAACAAAAAAAAGAATATCAGAATCTTCTAAAGTCCGCCGATCCGTCCCTGCATCTTCCCGAAATTCCCGAAGCCAACTACGGAACGTATTACGAAGAACTCGTTCCTTTGGTACGGGAGAATCACGGAATTCTTTCCTATTTTCCCCAGCCGCCGGTGCTTCTCTTTCCATCGCCGAACTCCGTGAAGGAAAGAATCCTTCATCTCGAACGGGAATACGTTTCCTTGTTCGAAAAACGTTCCAAGGAAATTCTTTGCGCGCCTCCCGAAAATCTTTTGTCTTTCGGAGAAGAACACCGCGTTCTTTCGGAATCGATCGGTTTATCGTTCATCGGTCTTCCTCCTCGAAACGGAAACGATCTCGTTTCTCCTTTGAAGGAAGCTCCCGCGTTCAAAGGCAAGATCCGGGAAGTCCGAGAAAAGATCGCGGAACTCCGTAACGAAGGCGGTTGGAAGATCGTTTTGACTTCTTCCTTCGAGGCCCAAACAAAACGACTCCAGGGTCTTTTCGAAAAAGAAGGGATCGTTTTGTTAAACGAAGACTCGACCGAGCCGGTTCCGTTTCATCTGGGAAAACACAAGTCGGACGCGTTTCTCGTGTTATCCGAACTCAGAAACGGTTTTTTATTCGAACATCAGAAAATTCTAATTCTTTCCGAAAACGACATTTTCGGCCGGGAATACAAACGCAAAACCCGTTTTAAAAAACAGAACAGCAAGGCCCTTCAGAGTTTTATCGACTTAAAGGAAGGCGATTACATCGTTCATATCAATCACGGGGTCGGGAAGTTCTTAAAGATCGAACGTACCAACGCGGGCGGTAAGGAAAGGGACTTTCTCAAACTCGAATACGCGGGAGGCGATTCTCTCTTCGTTCCCTTGGATCAGATTTCCTTGGTGCAGCGTTATATCGGAGGAACGGAGTCTCCGCGTCTCGACAGTCTCGGAAAGAGCACTTGGAAAAAAACCAAGGACCGGGTTCAAAAAGCGGTCGAGGCGCTCGCCGAAGATCTCGTGCAGATGTATTCCAATCGTTTGAAGTTGCAGGGATATGCGTTTCCGCCCGACACGATTTATCAGGAAGAATTCGAAGCGGAGTTCGAATACGAGGAAACTCCGGATCAAATCGACGCGATCGAAGCCGTCAAACGGGATCTGGAATCTCCGAGACCGATGGACCGTCTCGTATGCGGCGACGTCGGTTACGGTAAAACGGAGGTCGCGATCCGCGCGGCGTTCAAGGTCGCGATGGCGGGCCGTCAGATCATGATGCTCGCGCCCACCACGATTTTAGCATTACAACATTATAATACGTTTAAGAATCGTTTCGAAAACTATCCGCTCCGCGTCGAACTCGTTTCCCGATTCAAAACCGCCGCCGAAACGCGGGACATTCTTTCCGACTTCAGTCTCGGAAAGGTCGATATGGTCATCGGAACGCACGCCATTCTTTCCTCCAAACTCAAACCGAAAAATCTAGGTTTGCTCATCATTGATGAGGAACAAAGATTCGGGGTCAATCACAAGGAAGCGATCAAGAAGTTCAAAAATCTCGTCGACGTTTTGACTTTGACCGCGACTCCGATTCCGAGAACCCTCCACATGGCTTTGACCGGAATCCGGGAGCTTTCCATCATCGCGACTCCGCCTAAGAACCGTCAGTCGGTCGAAACCTACGTTCTCGAAGAGGACGAGGATCTCATCGCGGACGCGATCCGAAACGAGATCCAAAGGGACGGACAGGTTTTTTATCTCTACAACCGCGTCGAAACGATCGAACAGGAAACGAAATATCTGAACGAAATCGTTCCCGAGGTTTCGATCGGAGTTCTTCACGGACAAATGACGGAGGATGAAATCGAAGAAACCCTTCTCGATTTTTACAACCGCAAATACGACATTCTGGTGACGACGACGATCATCGAATCGGGAATCGATATGCCGAACGTGAATACTCTGTTCGTCAAACGCGCGGATCTCTTCGGTTTATCGCAGCTCTATCAGATTCGGGGAAGAGTGGGCCGAAGCGACCGCAAGGCCTTCGCGTATATGCTTCTTCCGAAGGATCGAATCGTGACCGAACAAGCCGAAAAACGTCTGAACACGATCTACGAATATCAGGAATTAGGTTCCGGCTTTAAGGTCGCTATGCGGGATCTCGAAATCCGAGGAGCGGGAAATCTTCTCGGAAAGGAACAATCCGGCGACATTATGGAAGTAGGATTCGATCTGTATGTTCGAATGCTCGAAGACGCGATCGCGAGAATCAAAGGGGAAGAAGTCGCCGTGGAAGTGCGTACCTCCGTGACGTTGAACACGAACTTCTTCCTTCCGGAAACGTACATCGGAGACACAAGACAGAAGATCGAATTCTATAAAAAGTTCGAAGGCGCAAGGGACCTCGAAGAGATCGACGAAGTAACCAAAGAGATGACGGATCGTTTCGGCGAACCTCCCGAAGATGCAAAAACCTTTATCCTTTTGGAAAAGATCCGAACCCTCGCATCCAATCTGGGCTTCGAGTCCGTTGCGGAGATGAAGGACGAAATTAAGATGAAGTCCGGTTCATACTTTCGAGGAGATAACGTAAAGATCATCCAGTTGATTTCCGCGAGAACCGGTCTGACTTTGAATCCGAGAGAGCCGAACGTGCTGATTTTTCAGACGGGAAAAAAATCAGAAAAGGAAAAACTCGATACTTTGATCTTTCTCCTTTCGTCAATGCTCCCTTCCAAAAAAGTATAG
- the panC gene encoding pantoate--beta-alanine ligase, producing the protein MILCKTPEEVSAQVLKWKAEGLTVGFVPTMGFLHEGHATLFDESVSKADKTVVSIFVNPAQFNDPEDYAKYPINTEGDLKLCESKKVDLVFLPDQETMYPGGIPNVLLQIPHLMKNLCAVSRPGHFEGVLLVISRLFHFVQPNLAFFGKKDYQQYLLIREFCKTLAFPVQVIGCDTVRSDKGLALSSRNARLSEAEREESLLISRALKLGETQILSGMKDPVLVRDIMKDVLDSSSKIRLDYLEVLNADTLEPLETLEGNILLAVAVFLGPVRLIDNVTLSVASA; encoded by the coding sequence ATGATTCTCTGCAAAACCCCAGAAGAAGTTTCCGCACAAGTCCTCAAATGGAAGGCCGAAGGATTGACGGTCGGTTTCGTTCCCACGATGGGATTTCTCCACGAAGGGCACGCGACCTTGTTCGACGAATCGGTTTCCAAAGCCGATAAAACCGTCGTTTCGATTTTCGTAAACCCCGCTCAGTTCAACGATCCAGAGGATTACGCGAAATATCCGATCAACACGGAAGGCGATCTCAAACTCTGCGAATCCAAAAAGGTGGATCTAGTGTTTCTTCCCGATCAGGAAACGATGTATCCCGGAGGAATTCCGAACGTACTCTTACAGATTCCTCATTTGATGAAAAACTTATGCGCGGTTTCGAGACCCGGCCATTTCGAAGGGGTTCTTCTCGTGATTTCGAGACTCTTTCATTTCGTGCAACCGAACCTCGCTTTTTTCGGCAAAAAGGATTATCAGCAATATCTGCTCATCCGCGAGTTCTGCAAAACGCTCGCGTTTCCGGTCCAAGTGATCGGCTGCGACACGGTCCGCTCGGACAAGGGACTTGCACTCAGCTCCAGAAACGCAAGACTCAGCGAAGCGGAAAGGGAAGAATCCCTTTTGATTTCACGGGCGTTGAAACTCGGTGAAACCCAGATTCTTTCCGGAATGAAAGATCCCGTTCTGGTGCGGGACATCATGAAGGACGTTTTGGATTCTTCCTCCAAGATCCGTCTGGATTATTTAGAAGTTTTGAATGCGGATACTCTGGAACCTTTGGAAACCTTGGAAGGAAATATTCTGCTCGCGGTCGCCGTATTTCTCGGTCCCGTGCGTTTGATCGACAACGTAACTCTGAGCGTAGCGTCCGCATGA